The following proteins are co-located in the Camelina sativa cultivar DH55 chromosome 12, Cs, whole genome shotgun sequence genome:
- the LOC104732167 gene encoding 1,2-dihydroxy-3-keto-5-methylthiopentene dioxygenase 2-like → MGEAVKDQREEVIQAWYMDDSDEDQRLPHHKDPKEFVSLDKLAELGVLSWRLDADNYETDEDLKKIRQSRGYSYTDFCEVCPAKLPNYEAKVKSFFEEHLHTDEEIRYCVGGSGYFDVRDRNEAWIRVWVKKGGMIVLPAGIYHRFTVDSENYIEAMRLFVGEPVWTPYNRPHDHLPARKEYVDNFVINASA, encoded by the exons ATGGGTGAAGCGGTGAAG gatcaaagagaagaagtgaTTCAGGCATGGTACATGGATGATAGCGATGAGGATCAGAGACTTCCTCACCACAAAGATCCTAAGGAGTTTGTATCTCTGGACAAACTTGCAG AGCTCGGAGTATTAAGCTGGAGACTTGATGCTGATAACTATGAAACTGATGAGGATTTGAAAAAGATCCGTCAATCTCGTGGTTACTCTTACACG GACTTTTGTGAGGTATGCCCGGCAAAGCTTCCAAACTACGAAGCAAAAGTAAAGAGCTTTTTCGAAGAACATTTGCACACTGATGAAGAGATCCGTTACTGCGTTGGAGGAAGTG GATACTTTGATGTGAGGGATCGCAATGAAGCTTGGATTAGAGTGTGGGTGAAGAAGGGGGGTATGATTGTTTTACCCGCTGGAATATATCATCGCTTCACCGTGGACTCAGAAAACTATATCGAG GCAATGCGGCTTTTCGTGGGTGAACCGGTGTGGACACCATACAATCGCCCACACGACCATCTTCCTGCAAG GAAAGAATATGTCGATAACTTTGTGATCAACGCCTCCGCTTAG
- the LOC104732169 gene encoding protein TIFY 4A-like isoform X1 produces the protein MDVGVSTAKSILAKPLKLLTEEDISQLTREDCRKFLKEKGMRRPSWNKSQAIQQVLSLKALYEPGDDSGAGILRKILVSQPPNPPPVTTTSTELSNELEPCGKNPFPEDDGPCHRRDSPRSAEFSGGSVEKDTYKTVVTPRSPAKTSALVGQMTIFYSGKVNVYDGVPSEKAQSLMHFAANPIDLPANGIFSSSSTPMSKEKMVKLPQTGLERANSSRDSDMEGQANRKVSLQRYREKRKDRRFLKARKSPGVASSSLELFLNRQPRMNAAYSQNFGRTRSPLQSQSPENQTKSPNLSVDLNSEDI, from the exons atggATGTCGGAGTGTCTACAGCGAAGTCTATACTCGCGAAGCCTCTGAAACTGTTGACTGAAGAAGACATTTCTCAGCTCACTCGCGAAGACTGCCGCAAATTCCTCAAAGAGaaag GAATGCGCAGGCCTTCGTGGAACAAATCTCAGGCGATCCAGCAAGTTTTATCACTTAAAGCTCTCTATGAGCCCGGCGACGATTCCGGCGCCGGAATCCTCCGTAAGATCCTCGTTTCTCAGCCGCCAAATCCGCCTCCT GTCACAACAACCTCGACTGAGCTAAGCAACGAGCTCGAACCTTGTGGAAAGAATCCTTTTCCAGAAGATGATGGTCCGTGCCATAGAAGGGATTCTCCAAGATCAGCTGAGTTCTCTGGTGGTTCAGTTGAGAAAGATACCTACAAGACTGTTGTTACTCCCAG AAGTCCAGCTAAAACAAGTGCACTAGTTGGGCAAATGACGATATTCTATAGTGGAAAAGTGAATGTGTATGATGGAGTACCATCTGAAAAG GCCCAGTCACTCATGCACTTTGCAGCCAATCCAATTGATTTGCCTGCAAATGGTATCTTTTCTTCTAGTAGTACGCCCATGAGTAAAG AGAAGATGGTGAAACTCCCCCAAACTGGTCTTGAGAGGGCGAATTCTTCTCGCGATTCTG ATATGGAGGGTCAGGCGAACAGAAAGGTCTCGTTGCAAAGATATCGTGAAAAGCGGAAGGACAG AAGATTCCTTAAGGCCAGAAAGTCTCCAGGAGTTGCGTCTTCTAGCTTGGAACTGTTTCTAAATCGTCAGCCACGAATGAATGCTGCATATTCACAAAACTTTGGCCGCACAAGATCTCCACTGCAGAGCCAGTCACctgaaaaccaaacaaaaagtccCAATCTATCAGTTGATCTAAACAGTGAAG ATATTTAA
- the LOC104732169 gene encoding protein TIFY 4A-like isoform X2, translated as MDVGVSTAKSILAKPLKLLTEEDISQLTREDCRKFLKEKGMRRPSWNKSQAIQQVLSLKALYEPGDDSGAGILRKILVSQPPNPPPVTTTSTELSNELEPCGKNPFPEDDGPCHRRDSPRSAEFSGGSVEKDTYKTVVTPRSPAKTSALVGQMTIFYSGKVNVYDGVPSEKAQSLMHFAANPIDLPANGIFSSSSTPMSKEKMVKLPQTGLERANSSRDSDMEGQANRKVSLQRYREKRKDRFLKARKSPGVASSSLELFLNRQPRMNAAYSQNFGRTRSPLQSQSPENQTKSPNLSVDLNSEDI; from the exons atggATGTCGGAGTGTCTACAGCGAAGTCTATACTCGCGAAGCCTCTGAAACTGTTGACTGAAGAAGACATTTCTCAGCTCACTCGCGAAGACTGCCGCAAATTCCTCAAAGAGaaag GAATGCGCAGGCCTTCGTGGAACAAATCTCAGGCGATCCAGCAAGTTTTATCACTTAAAGCTCTCTATGAGCCCGGCGACGATTCCGGCGCCGGAATCCTCCGTAAGATCCTCGTTTCTCAGCCGCCAAATCCGCCTCCT GTCACAACAACCTCGACTGAGCTAAGCAACGAGCTCGAACCTTGTGGAAAGAATCCTTTTCCAGAAGATGATGGTCCGTGCCATAGAAGGGATTCTCCAAGATCAGCTGAGTTCTCTGGTGGTTCAGTTGAGAAAGATACCTACAAGACTGTTGTTACTCCCAG AAGTCCAGCTAAAACAAGTGCACTAGTTGGGCAAATGACGATATTCTATAGTGGAAAAGTGAATGTGTATGATGGAGTACCATCTGAAAAG GCCCAGTCACTCATGCACTTTGCAGCCAATCCAATTGATTTGCCTGCAAATGGTATCTTTTCTTCTAGTAGTACGCCCATGAGTAAAG AGAAGATGGTGAAACTCCCCCAAACTGGTCTTGAGAGGGCGAATTCTTCTCGCGATTCTG ATATGGAGGGTCAGGCGAACAGAAAGGTCTCGTTGCAAAGATATCGTGAAAAGCGGAAGGACAG ATTCCTTAAGGCCAGAAAGTCTCCAGGAGTTGCGTCTTCTAGCTTGGAACTGTTTCTAAATCGTCAGCCACGAATGAATGCTGCATATTCACAAAACTTTGGCCGCACAAGATCTCCACTGCAGAGCCAGTCACctgaaaaccaaacaaaaagtccCAATCTATCAGTTGATCTAAACAGTGAAG ATATTTAA
- the LOC104732170 gene encoding 1,2-dihydroxy-3-keto-5-methylthiopentene dioxygenase 2-like isoform X1 gives MGEEVVKDGREEVIQAWYMDDSHEDQRLPHHKDPKEFVSLDKLAELGVLSWRLDADNYETDEELKKIRQSRGYSYTDFCEVCPEKLPNYEGKVKSFFEEHLHTDEEIRYCVAGSGYFDVRDHNEAWIRVWVKKGGMIVLPAGIYHRFTTDSDNYIKAMRLFVGEPVWTPYNRPHDHLPARYTVLFAPFVSSKAYSVIVHSSK, from the exons ATGGGTGAAGAAGTTGTTAAG GATGGAAGAGAAGAAGTGATCCAGGCATGGTATATGGATGATAGCCATGAGGATCAGAGACTTCCTCACCACAAAGATCCTAAGGAGTTTGTATCTTTGGACAAACTTGCAg AGCTTGGAGTGCTTAGCTGGAGACTTGATGCTGATAACTATGAAACCGATGAAGAACTGAAAAAGATCCGCCAATCTCGCGGTTACTCTTACACG GACTTTTGTGAGGTATGCCCGGAAAAGCTTCCAAACTATGAAGGGAAAGTAAAGAGCTTTTTTGAAGAACATTTGCACACTGATGAAGAGATCCGTTACTGCGTTGCAGGAAGTG GGTACTTTGATGTGAGAGATCACAATGAGGCTTGGATTAGAGTATGGGTAAAGAAAGGTGGTATGATAGTTTTGCCTGCTGGAATATATCATCGCTTCACCACGGATTCAGACAACTATATCAAG GCAATGCGGCTTTTTGTGGGTGAACCGGTTTGGACACCATACAATCGCCCACACGACCATCTCCCTGCAAGGTACACTGTCCTGTTTGCCccttttgtttcatcaaaaGCTTACTCTGTAATCGTTCattcaagcaaataa
- the LOC104732170 gene encoding 1,2-dihydroxy-3-keto-5-methylthiopentene dioxygenase 3-like isoform X2: MGEEVVKDGREEVIQAWYMDDSHEDQRLPHHKDPKEFVSLDKLAELGVLSWRLDADNYETDEELKKIRQSRGYSYTDFCEVCPEKLPNYEGKVKSFFEEHLHTDEEIRYCVAGSGYFDVRDHNEAWIRVWVKKGGMIVLPAGIYHRFTTDSDNYIKAMRLFVGEPVWTPYNRPHDHLPARKEYIDNFVKANGGGAIDASA; the protein is encoded by the exons ATGGGTGAAGAAGTTGTTAAG GATGGAAGAGAAGAAGTGATCCAGGCATGGTATATGGATGATAGCCATGAGGATCAGAGACTTCCTCACCACAAAGATCCTAAGGAGTTTGTATCTTTGGACAAACTTGCAg AGCTTGGAGTGCTTAGCTGGAGACTTGATGCTGATAACTATGAAACCGATGAAGAACTGAAAAAGATCCGCCAATCTCGCGGTTACTCTTACACG GACTTTTGTGAGGTATGCCCGGAAAAGCTTCCAAACTATGAAGGGAAAGTAAAGAGCTTTTTTGAAGAACATTTGCACACTGATGAAGAGATCCGTTACTGCGTTGCAGGAAGTG GGTACTTTGATGTGAGAGATCACAATGAGGCTTGGATTAGAGTATGGGTAAAGAAAGGTGGTATGATAGTTTTGCCTGCTGGAATATATCATCGCTTCACCACGGATTCAGACAACTATATCAAG GCAATGCGGCTTTTTGTGGGTGAACCGGTTTGGACACCATACAATCGCCCACACGACCATCTCCCTGCAAG GAAAGAGTACATCGATAACTTCGTGAAGGCGAACGGAGGCGGTGCCATTGACGCGTCAGCGTAG
- the LOC104732171 gene encoding early light-induced protein 2, chloroplastic-like, which produces MATASFNMQSVLAAPSGGLSTRNIRNTKQLFFKRNAPVGVRCMAQGDPIKEDSSVPSTSAAQPQMPPSPPPVSKPKVSTKFRDLLAFSGPAPERINGRLAMVGFVAAIAVELSKGENVFAQISDGGVGWFLGTTALLTLASMVPLFKGIRAEAKSKGLMTSDAELWNGRFAMLGLVALAFTEYVTGGTLV; this is translated from the exons ATGGCAACGGCGTCGTTCAACATGCAGTCAGTGTTGGCCGCTCCTTCCGGTGGATTGAGTACACGCAACATCAGAAACACAAAGCAACTCTTCTTCAAAAGGAATGCTCCGGTTGGAGTCAGGTGCATGGCTCAGGGAGATCCTATCAAGGAAGACTCTTCCGTGCCCTCGACCTCGGCCGCCCAACCGCAAATGCCACCATCTCCTCCTCCAGTTAGCAAGCCAAAG gTGAGTACCAAGTTTAGAGATTTACTAGCATTCAGCGGTCCAGCACCCGAGAGGATTAACGGGAGACTAGCCATGGTTGGGTTCGTGGCTGCCATCGCGGTGGAGCTTTCAAAGGGAGAGAACGTGTTCGCTCAGATCTCCGACGGTGGCGTCGGGTGGTTTCTTGGAACAACGGCGTTGCTGACGTTGGCATCGATGGTTCCCTTGTTCAAAGGAATAAGGGCGGAGGCAAAGTCAAAAGGGCTCATGACGTCTGACGCTGAGCTATGGAACGGTCGTTTCGCGATGCTCGGCCTAGTTGCCTTGGCCTTCACTGAATACGTCACCGGCGGGACTCTCGTCTAA
- the LOC109125270 gene encoding glycine-rich RNA-binding, abscisic acid-inducible protein-like yields the protein MASGVIQEQNFNSGYGGGDGGRCGYGGRREGGSGYGGGDGGYGGSDGGRCGYGGCREGGSGYGGGDGGYRESGDGGSG from the exons ATGGCTTCTGGTGTAATACAAGAGCAGAACTTCAACAGCGGTTACGGAGGAGGTGATGGTGGCCGATGTGGATACGGTGGTCGTCGTGAAGGCGGTAGCGGTTATGGAGGAGGTGATGGTGGCTACGGAGGAAGTGATGGTGGCCGATGTGGATACGGTGGTTGTCGTGAAGGCGGTAGCGGTTACGGAGGAGGTGATGGTGGCTACAGAGAAAGCGGTGATGGTGGCAGTGGCTG a
- the LOC104732172 gene encoding early light-induced protein 2, chloroplastic-like yields the protein MATASFNMQSVFAAPSGGLSTRNIRNTKQLFFKRNAPVGVRCMAQGDPIKEDSSVPSTSAAQPQMPPSPPQASKPKMSTKFRDLLAFSGPAPERINGRLAMIGFVAAIAVELSKGENVFAQISDGGVGWFLGTTALLTLASLVPLFKGIRAEAKSKGFMTSDAELWNGRFAMLGLVALAFTEYVTGGTLV from the exons ATGGCAACAGCGTCGTTCAACATGCAGTCAGTGTTCGCCGCTCCTTCCGGTGGATTGAGTACACGCAACATCAGAAACACAAAGCAACTCTTCTTCAAGAGGAATGCTCCAGTTGGAGTCAGGTGCATGGCTCAGGGAGATCCTATCAAGGAAGACTCTTCCGTGCCCTCGACCTCGGCCGCTCAACCGCAAATGCCACCATCTCCTCCTCAAGCTAGCAAGCCTAAG atGAGTACGAAGTTTAGAGATTTACTAGCATTCAGCGGTCCAGCGCCCGAGAGGATCAACGGGAGACTAGCCATGATTGGATTCGTGGCTGCCATTGCGGTAGAATTGTCCAAGGGAGAGAACGTGTTCGCTCAGATCTCCGACGGTGGCGTCGGGTGGTTTCTGGGAACAACGGCGTTGCTGACGTTGGCATCGCTGGTTCCGTTGTTCAAAGGAATAAGAGCGGAGGCAAAGTCAAAAGGGTTCATGACGTCAGACGCTGAGCTATGGAACGGTCGTTTCGCGATGCTCGGCCTAGTTGCCTTGGCCTTCACTGAGTACGTCACCGGTGGGACTCTCGTCTAA
- the LOC104732173 gene encoding early light-induced protein 2, chloroplastic-like, translated as MATASFNMQSVLAAPSGGLSTRNIRNTKQLFFKRNAPVGVRCMAQGDPIKEDSSVPSTSAAQPQMPPSPPPVSKPKVSTKFRDLLAFSGPAPERINGRLAMVGFVAAIAVELSKGENVFAQISDGGVGWFLGTTALLTLASMVPLFKGIRAEAKSKGLMTSDAELWNGRFAMLGLVALAFTEYVTGGTLV; from the exons ATGGCAACGGCGTCGTTCAACATGCAGTCAGTGTTGGCCGCTCCTTCCGGTGGATTGAGTACACGCAACATCAGAAACACAAAGCAACTCTTCTTCAAAAGGAATGCTCCGGTTGGAGTCAGGTGCATGGCTCAGGGAGATCCTATCAAGGAAGACTCTTCCGTGCCCTCGACCTCGGCCGCCCAACCGCAAATGCCACCATCTCCTCCTCCAGTTAGCAAGCCAAAG gTGAGTACCAAGTTTAGAGATTTACTAGCATTCAGCGGTCCAGCACCCGAGAGGATCAACGGGAGACTAGCCATGGTTGGGTTCGTGGCTGCCATCGCGGTGGAGCTTTCAAAGGGAGAGAACGTGTTCGCTCAGATCTCCGACGGTGGCGTCGGGTGGTTTCTTGGAACAACGGCGTTGCTGACGTTGGCATCGATGGTTCCCTTGTTCAAAGGAATAAGGGCGGAGGCAAAGTCAAAAGGGCTCATGACGTCTGACGCTGAGCTATGGAACGGTCGTTTCGCGATGCTCGGCCTAGTTGCCTTGGCCTTCACTGAATACGTCACCGGCGGGACTCTCGTCTAA